A section of the Ruficoccus amylovorans genome encodes:
- a CDS encoding diphosphate--fructose-6-phosphate 1-phosphotransferase, whose amino-acid sequence MSEELTGNILIVQDGEPTPTVNSTLAGAVTEALNHDCIEEIYGGLNGLRGLMNEDIIDLAEESQQVIRGLRVTPGAALGISRGSVRRPEELERVLAVLEAHNVRFFLLIGDRETLEAGARLSELAEAKGVSLRVIGLPKSLTNELSLTDHCPGYGSVVKQIASTVKELAVDACCQGNHDLVSILEVGGGHTGWLAAASSLAKRRNEPSDPPHLILMPEVAFSADAFVEQVSNVLKTHTYCQIVVGQGLVDSDGNYLATSIPAEMASLPNISSPSLFLRQLLEQHLAVKVQCSVLGATQRCGARAASQADSNEAFLCGQAAVEAVVDGQSGKVITLSRGDTDTYSCETGLASLADIADSTKAFPANWINEDGLSISYQYYKYASPLAAGEVSVPYENGTPVFFALAANRVDKHLEAYSMA is encoded by the coding sequence ATGTCCGAAGAACTCACCGGTAACATTTTGATCGTCCAGGACGGCGAACCTACCCCCACTGTAAACTCCACGCTGGCGGGCGCTGTCACTGAAGCACTGAACCACGACTGCATCGAGGAGATCTACGGTGGGCTCAACGGCCTGCGCGGCCTCATGAACGAGGACATCATCGACCTGGCCGAGGAGTCCCAGCAAGTCATTCGCGGGCTACGCGTCACCCCCGGTGCCGCTCTGGGAATCAGCCGCGGCTCTGTCCGCCGCCCCGAGGAGCTGGAGCGCGTGCTCGCCGTCCTCGAAGCCCACAACGTCCGCTTTTTCCTGCTCATCGGCGACCGTGAGACCCTGGAGGCCGGTGCCCGCCTGAGCGAGCTGGCCGAGGCCAAGGGTGTCAGCCTGCGCGTGATCGGCCTGCCCAAGTCCCTGACGAACGAGCTTTCCCTCACCGACCATTGCCCCGGCTACGGCAGCGTGGTCAAGCAGATCGCCTCCACCGTCAAGGAACTGGCCGTGGACGCGTGCTGCCAGGGCAACCACGACCTCGTCTCCATCCTCGAAGTCGGCGGCGGCCACACCGGCTGGCTGGCGGCGGCCTCCTCGCTGGCCAAGCGCCGCAACGAGCCCTCCGACCCGCCCCACCTCATTCTGATGCCCGAGGTTGCCTTCAGCGCCGACGCCTTTGTCGAGCAGGTGAGCAACGTGCTCAAGACCCATACCTACTGCCAGATCGTGGTCGGGCAGGGGCTGGTTGACTCGGACGGCAATTACCTGGCCACCTCCATCCCGGCGGAAATGGCCTCGCTGCCGAACATCAGCTCGCCGTCGCTTTTCCTGCGCCAGTTGCTGGAGCAGCACCTCGCGGTCAAGGTCCAGTGCTCCGTCCTCGGGGCGACCCAGCGCTGTGGCGCCCGCGCCGCCTCCCAGGCCGACTCGAACGAGGCGTTCCTGTGCGGCCAGGCTGCCGTCGAGGCCGTGGTGGACGGCCAGTCCGGCAAGGTCATCACCCTGTCCCGTGGCGATACCGACACCTACAGCTGCGAAACCGGCCTGGCTTCGCTGGCCGACATCGCCGACAGCACCAAGGCTTTCCCCGCCAACTGGATCAACGAAGACGGCCTGAGCATCAGCTACCAGTACTACAAGTACGCCAGCCCGCTGGCCGCCGGTGAGGTCTCCGTGCCCTACGAAAACGGCACCCCGGTGTTTTTCGCGCTGGCCGCCAACCGCGTGGACAAGCACCTGGAAGCCTATTCCATGGCCTGA
- a CDS encoding Na/Pi symporter produces the protein MEADSLFFIIGYILAGLGLFFVGIQIIDQHLKRLTGCRLHGIFLRLTSTRWRAAWWGFWIGAITQTAAAITFLTISVVSSGLMKRQRAISLLNWSNPGTCLLIFFLVLPLNLFIAYLVGVAGILYAFGVPRRGRDLLGFLFGMGLLFTGLLTLQDYGEDFQNFTWFRHIMEATAGQYLLVFIAGCLLTVVAQSGNAVILVTIVLAQAGLMGRLEALMAIYGVNLGASLITHLLTLRLKGTPKQMAMFQVYYGWIGTAILVPLFFVEVWGGVPLVAAFLETLSTSLSTEMAVANLLYCVVTTAVIMPLEGPLARWLNRAYPPPLDEDASRPKFLYPRCEAQPETCLDLIGMEQTRLGEQLARYLRMDPHSNFLAEEARGIHESSQGLRRAIDGYLELLVHQSLAADTTHRVGTLSERLDIYASLEEEFYKNIPRAKLLARRRDTSAGRLYEGFEAAALTVLDAVETGEPDDIALALLITGDGSETLSRLRQGFIETAREAAPREQAELLQVVAAVERLIWLLNSLARSLEHASARPVDREADD, from the coding sequence GTGGAAGCCGACAGCCTATTTTTCATCATCGGATACATCCTGGCCGGACTGGGGCTGTTTTTCGTCGGTATCCAGATTATCGACCAGCACCTCAAGCGCCTGACCGGCTGCCGCCTGCACGGGATTTTTCTGCGGCTGACTTCGACCCGCTGGCGGGCCGCCTGGTGGGGGTTCTGGATCGGGGCGATCACGCAGACCGCCGCCGCCATCACCTTTCTGACCATCAGCGTGGTCTCCAGCGGCCTGATGAAGCGCCAGCGGGCGATTTCCCTGCTCAACTGGTCCAACCCCGGCACTTGCCTGCTGATTTTTTTCCTCGTCCTGCCGCTGAACCTCTTCATCGCCTACCTCGTGGGGGTGGCGGGCATCCTCTACGCTTTCGGGGTGCCGCGCCGGGGGCGAGACCTGCTCGGGTTTCTGTTCGGGATGGGGTTGTTGTTCACGGGGCTGCTGACCTTGCAGGACTATGGGGAGGATTTTCAGAATTTCACCTGGTTCCGGCACATCATGGAGGCGACCGCCGGACAATACCTGCTGGTGTTCATCGCCGGGTGCCTGCTGACGGTGGTGGCCCAGTCCGGCAACGCCGTGATCCTCGTCACCATCGTGCTGGCGCAGGCCGGGCTGATGGGGCGGCTGGAAGCGCTCATGGCGATCTACGGCGTCAACCTCGGGGCGAGCCTGATTACGCACCTGCTGACGCTCCGGCTCAAGGGCACGCCCAAGCAGATGGCGATGTTCCAGGTTTACTACGGGTGGATCGGGACGGCCATTCTGGTGCCGCTGTTTTTCGTGGAAGTCTGGGGCGGGGTGCCGTTGGTGGCGGCGTTCCTGGAAACGCTTTCGACCTCGCTTTCAACCGAAATGGCAGTGGCCAACCTGCTGTACTGCGTGGTCACGACGGCGGTTATCATGCCGCTGGAGGGGCCGCTGGCCCGTTGGCTCAACCGCGCTTACCCGCCGCCGCTGGACGAGGACGCCAGCCGCCCGAAGTTCCTTTACCCGCGCTGCGAGGCGCAGCCGGAAACCTGCCTCGACCTGATCGGGATGGAACAGACCCGCCTCGGCGAGCAACTGGCCCGCTACCTGCGGATGGACCCGCACTCGAACTTCCTCGCCGAGGAGGCCCGGGGCATCCACGAGAGTTCGCAGGGGCTGCGCCGGGCGATTGACGGGTATCTTGAACTACTTGTCCACCAATCGCTTGCCGCGGACACCACGCATCGCGTTGGAACTCTCAGCGAGCGGCTCGACATCTACGCCTCGCTGGAGGAGGAGTTTTATAAAAACATCCCCCGGGCCAAACTGCTCGCCCGCCGTCGCGACACCAGCGCGGGGCGGCTCTACGAGGGCTTCGAGGCGGCGGCCCTGACCGTGCTCGACGCGGTGGAAACGGGGGAGCCCGACGACATCGCGCTGGCGCTGCTCATCACCGGTGACGGCAGCGAGACGCTTTCGCGGCTTCGGCAGGGCTTCATCGAGACGGCCCGCGAAGCCGCCCCCCGCGAGCAGGCTGAGCTGCTTCAGGTGGTGGCCGCCGTCGAGCGCCTGATCTGGCTGCTCAACTCGCTGGCGCGTTCGCTGGAGCACGCCTCGGCCCGCCCTGTGGACCGGGAGGCGGACGATTGA
- a CDS encoding FAD-dependent oxidoreductase — MAEKTIREPARELPVAGDYDLCVLGGSCTGVFAAIRAARLGLSVALVERMGSFGGVATLSLVNIWHSDLDEAFEKRIFAGLSLEMVERLRRRDAVQDSLRSGAARWIFNSAEMQIELDEVVTEAGIDPWLHTAFCAPWVEDGRLAAVIVENKSGRCALRARFFIDATGDGDLCHRLGLAGRVAAHFQPGTACALVSGWESVGQAPWREIVARQADAHRMPKGFIWSAPVPGTDLRMLAGTRVGEDCSDARGLTRAEIEGRRQIRAIQDILREHVPGSRVGLAGLPARIGIRETRHIDCLHRLSGEEVLHGKRFDDAIANGSYRVDIHHRDKPGITFRYLDGRETYTRHDQPPVEGRWRAAQAVDPTYYQIPYRCLIPQGPYGNLLAAGRFIDADEQAHAAIRVMVNMNQTGEAAGVAAALALRGGVAAAAVDPRQLRATLREGGSVIL, encoded by the coding sequence ATGGCAGAAAAAACGATCCGCGAGCCTGCCCGGGAGCTTCCGGTGGCGGGCGACTACGACCTTTGCGTCCTCGGGGGCTCCTGCACGGGCGTCTTCGCCGCGATCCGGGCGGCCCGGCTCGGCTTGTCCGTCGCGCTGGTCGAGCGCATGGGGAGCTTTGGCGGGGTGGCCACGCTCTCGCTGGTCAATATCTGGCACAGCGACCTGGACGAGGCTTTTGAAAAACGCATCTTCGCCGGGCTTTCGCTGGAAATGGTCGAGCGTCTGCGCCGGCGCGACGCGGTGCAGGACAGCTTGCGCAGTGGCGCGGCGCGGTGGATTTTTAACAGCGCAGAAATGCAGATCGAGCTGGACGAGGTTGTGACTGAGGCGGGGATCGACCCGTGGCTGCACACGGCTTTTTGCGCGCCGTGGGTCGAGGACGGGCGGCTGGCCGCTGTCATCGTCGAGAACAAATCCGGCCGCTGCGCCTTGCGGGCCCGGTTCTTTATCGACGCCACCGGCGACGGCGACCTCTGCCACCGGCTCGGGCTGGCGGGGCGCGTGGCCGCGCATTTCCAGCCGGGCACGGCCTGCGCGCTGGTGAGTGGCTGGGAAAGTGTCGGGCAGGCACCGTGGCGGGAGATCGTCGCCCGTCAGGCCGACGCGCACCGCATGCCCAAGGGCTTTATCTGGTCGGCTCCGGTGCCGGGGACGGACCTGCGGATGCTGGCCGGGACGCGGGTGGGGGAGGATTGCTCCGACGCGCGCGGCCTGACCCGGGCCGAGATCGAGGGCCGCCGCCAGATCCGCGCCATTCAGGATATTTTAAGGGAGCACGTGCCCGGTTCGCGGGTGGGGCTGGCCGGGCTTCCGGCCCGGATCGGGATTCGCGAGACGCGGCACATCGACTGCCTGCACCGGCTCAGCGGCGAGGAAGTCCTCCACGGCAAACGCTTCGACGACGCCATCGCCAACGGCTCGTACCGGGTGGACATCCACCACCGGGACAAGCCCGGGATCACCTTCCGCTACCTGGACGGACGCGAGACCTATACCCGGCACGACCAGCCCCCGGTCGAGGGGCGCTGGCGGGCCGCGCAGGCGGTGGACCCGACTTATTACCAGATTCCGTACCGCTGTCTGATTCCGCAGGGGCCATATGGAAACCTGCTGGCAGCGGGTCGCTTCATCGATGCCGACGAGCAGGCCCACGCCGCCATCCGGGTCATGGTCAACATGAACCAGACCGGCGAAGCCGCCGGGGTCGCCGCCGCGCTGGCCCTGCGGGGAGGGGTGGCCGCCGCCGCCGTCGATCCGCGCCAATTGCGGGCAACGCTGCGCGAAGGCGGGTCGGTTATTTTGTAA
- a CDS encoding AraC family transcriptional regulator, whose translation MNLPQRQTAENLLARVLRSPVAVTRVGQRHYTAGPGAHDEVVTTCRLILLLAGSMRYTVEGRSFVLEAGTQIFVPAWTRRMWSTPLEHGCEIAWCEFDDDPVEFGPGHCFCRTPGRAAFAREKRALAELARLWQAHTRSADDPLLRLGLEAALKPMLARFWQEAAPVLAQDGIEQARPPHPQVRQALRWLEEHFCEPDALARLEAACGLTPNYFRERFREAMMCTPGEYLQRLRLRRARYLIHATGWQHKRIAAEVGYADPLYFSRLYRRFWGHPPSAELSAKDSPPTSGPD comes from the coding sequence ATGAATCTCCCCCAACGGCAGACAGCGGAAAACCTGCTGGCCCGCGTCCTGCGCTCACCGGTCGCGGTCACGCGGGTCGGGCAGCGCCACTACACCGCCGGGCCGGGTGCGCACGACGAGGTTGTCACCACCTGCCGCCTGATCCTGCTCCTGGCCGGAAGCATGCGCTACACGGTCGAGGGGCGTTCGTTTGTGCTGGAGGCCGGGACGCAGATTTTCGTGCCCGCGTGGACCCGGCGCATGTGGTCTACCCCGCTGGAGCACGGGTGCGAAATCGCCTGGTGCGAGTTTGACGACGATCCGGTTGAGTTCGGCCCCGGCCACTGCTTCTGCCGCACGCCGGGACGGGCCGCCTTCGCCCGCGAGAAACGCGCCCTGGCCGAGCTGGCCCGACTCTGGCAGGCCCACACGCGTTCCGCGGACGACCCACTCCTGCGTCTTGGGCTGGAAGCCGCGCTCAAGCCGATGCTGGCCCGTTTCTGGCAAGAGGCCGCGCCAGTCCTCGCCCAAGACGGGATCGAACAAGCCCGTCCCCCGCATCCGCAGGTACGCCAGGCCCTGCGCTGGCTGGAGGAGCATTTTTGCGAGCCCGACGCGCTCGCCCGCCTGGAAGCCGCCTGCGGCCTGACCCCGAACTACTTCCGCGAACGCTTTCGCGAAGCCATGATGTGCACGCCCGGCGAGTACCTGCAACGCCTCCGCCTGCGCCGCGCCCGCTATCTGATCCACGCCACCGGCTGGCAGCACAAACGCATCGCCGCCGAGGTCGGTTACGCCGATCCGCTGTATTTTTCCCGACTCTATCGACGTTTTTGGGGACACCCGCCCAGCGCGGAGCTTTCCGCTAAAGACAGCCCACCCACGAGCGGCCCGGACTGA